TCCCTGCTAGGAGCGCCGATGAAATCGTGCGGGTGTTCAAGGACGTCGAGGCGGAGGTCAGCCTGGGGGTGGGGGAGGGTAGCCTAACCCTGATCGGAGAAGCCGTACGGATGGCGGTCAAGTTGATGGAAGGGGAGTTCCCCGACTACGGGCGGGTCATCCCCCAGAGTTTCGTTCTGGAGGCTACGCTCTCTGCGGAGCGTTTGCGCGAGAGCCTCAAGCGAGTAGCCGTGCTCTCGGACCGAAATAACCACCGGGTGGATCTGCTGTTCGCCCAAGATCGCTTGGAGCTGGTTTCGGAGGGGGATTATGGCCAGGGACGCGAGGAGATCGCCCTGGAGGCCTTGGGGGAGCCTCAGCTGATGGTGGCCTTTAACGCCCAATACCTCATCGACGCGCTTTCTCCTATAGAGGGAACGGTCCGGCTCAAACTCTCGGGCCCTACCAGCCCCACCGTGGTGGAATCGGTGGAGGACAAGGGCTACTTGGCGGTAGTTGTACCGCTGAGGGTTTGATCAAGCCGAAGGTGTAAACTGGAGCGCGGGCTGTAAGCGTTTCCAGGATTGGGAGTGCGCGTTGCAGCGGAAGATGGGAGGCCATTCATGACCACGATTGTTGAGATCAAGGCGCGGGAGGTACTGGACTCGAGGGGGAACCCCACCGTGGAAGCCGAGGTGGTCCTGGAGGGGGGAAGCCGCGGCAGCGCTATGGTTCCTTCGGGAGCCTCTACGGGGGCCCATGAGGCCCTCGAGCTGCGCGACGGCGGTCCCCGCTATGCAGGCAAGGGCGTGCTGCGAGCGGTGGCGGGAGTCAACGAGCGGATTGCCCCTGAGCTGATCGGCTACGACGCGCTCGACCAGGCCGGAGTAGACCGGGCTATGCTCGAGCTGGATGGAACCCCCAACAAGGCCAACCTGGGGGCCAATGCCATCCTGGCGGTCTCGCTGGCCACCGCCCGGGCGGCGGCCAGCGCCTTGGGCCTGCCCCTCTACCGTTATTTGGGCGGGGTGCAGGGCCTGACCCTGCCGGTACCCTTGATGAATGTCATCAACGGTGGCAAGCACGCGGATAACAACGTGGACTTTCAGGAGTTCATGCTGGTTCCCGCGGGGGCGAGCAGCTTCCGTGAAGCGCTGCGGATGGGGGTAGAGACCTTTCACGCGCTCAAAGGCGTTTTAAAGAGCCGGGGGTACAACACCAATGTTGGAGACGAGGGCGGCTTTGCCCCCGACTTAAAATCGAACGTGGAGGCCGTGGA
This region of Meiothermus sp. Pnk-1 genomic DNA includes:
- the eno gene encoding phosphopyruvate hydratase; the encoded protein is MTTIVEIKAREVLDSRGNPTVEAEVVLEGGSRGSAMVPSGASTGAHEALELRDGGPRYAGKGVLRAVAGVNERIAPELIGYDALDQAGVDRAMLELDGTPNKANLGANAILAVSLATARAAASALGLPLYRYLGGVQGLTLPVPLMNVINGGKHADNNVDFQEFMLVPAGASSFREALRMGVETFHALKGVLKSRGYNTNVGDEGGFAPDLKSNVEAVEVLLQAIEKAGYKPGQEISLALDPASTEFYKDGKYHLEAENKALSSEEMVAYWESWVGQYPIVSIEDGLAEDDWEAWKILTERLGHKIQLVGDDLFVTNPARLAEGIEKGVGNAILVKVNQIGTLSETLEAVALAQRSGYNAVISHRSGETEDAFIADLAVAVNAGQIKTGSASRSDRLAKYNQLLRIEEELGRGARFLGYGVY